The sequence GTTAAGAAAGACAAACCAAAGACGCTTTTTGTGAGTTGACTTGAGATTGTGAACTATTGATAGTTTCCAACTTTACAACGGCTTGAGATCGTCTTTACATATTGTGTGACACATTGACTGTACATGACTGTGTGACGTTCCTGGAATTGATTACTCCAAAGCAACAACTAAATCTGCATACTACATGTATTTGCTTAGTTTATCAAACTTATTGAATAGACACACAACAaacatttcttgattttttctctGCCAACTTAATTAGTACTTTTGATCATTTTAGTGCAGAAATAGGTTATGTAAAACTTGTATTTTCATGATATATACCTTTGTCTGTCAATTTGCTTTTTCTATTCTACGATTCAAGCACATGTTTACCATTTAATCAATTACTGTATTATCTTGTTGTTTCTTCTACTTGTTGCTACTGCCTTCTTTTATATCGTTCTTTAAGCCAAGGATCTATCGAAAATAACATCTCTACCTTCAATGTAGTggtaaggtctgcatacacACTATCCTCCCAAGACGGACGGGCCCCACCACTAGGAATCGATTACACTGAGTTTGTTTGTTAGCCTATGAAGAACATGCCATGTCTTGACTCCTGCACTGTCTTCCATCAGCAGGTCAATTCTTGCTTCTGTCAAGTTTGTGTGGTGTGTGTTAAGAGAGCTAAACAAAgatattttttgtgtgtgtgacATTCAAACAAAATGAATGTGTTGTGGCTTTCATTTGAATCTTTATCTTCCCTTTCATCACTtgtaaacatacatataatgCAAGTAGTAATTTTACTTATCTTTTATATCAAGATAAGTAAATTAAAAGAAGTCGATATGTGAATTTACtctgaaaaatttaaaaactgatcgaccttcatttttttaattttctttgaaatggACCTAAGATCATGTTGAAAGATGCAACAGGTGCATATCATAACTTTCATTCTTTAGTTAAAAGTTGATTTTAGTAACAAAGACAAGGTCAAATACTTAAACATGTGTATCTCGAGGTGGAGAGAAAGCAAAGTAGAaattttcttcttcgtttttttgttttgaaataagGCGTAATGGCTTGAGATAGTCTTTACATATTGTGTGACACATtgaatgtaaatatataattgactGATAATGACAAGGTGACCTTCAGGTATTCAACTtgatcttttatctttttttgttcccacttataataatatatgatatgatatatgatatgatatattagAAAAGGGATTAAAACAACGATATTTTTTGTGAGATGCATGTGTTATGTACAAGTCGTGGAACTTTGTGTTGTTGCTTTCATTTGAATTGAGAATTAATGTAGGATGCTTCGTACAAACTTATTgaattttcaactttaaagGTTTTTGCCCCGTTCTATACGCAaactaagaaaaatttaaattatatagtCTTTGGATGGTGACCTATTTGGATGGTTACATTATTGGACCAAAGTATTGATAACGCGGACATTGTTAGACAAAACTGGACTCCTGCTCCGTCTTCCATCAGCAGGTCGATTCTCGTGGAAAATTAGCTCGAGGTGGGGCACTATGTAACGCGCTGTATTCGGAGTAGATTTCCAGTCTAAACTGAATGCATTAGGAAAATGACTAGGTAACTAGTAGTAAATGTTTATTTGCGTAATTTGTGCTATATATACATCATCTAAATTATTGAATAGACACACAAAGCAAACATCTCTTAATTAGTTCTGATCATTTTTAGTGCAGAAATGGGTTGTGTAAAACTTGTGTTTTTCATGCTATATGTCTTTCTCTTTCAACTTGTTTCCTCGTCATCCTTACGTCATTTGTGCCCCGAAGATCAAGCTCTTGCTCTTCTACAATTCAAGAACATGTTTACCGTCAATCCTAATGCTTTTCATTATTGTCCTGACATAACAGGCCGAGAGATTCAGTCATATCCAAGAACTCTTTCTTGGAACAAGAGCACAAGTTGCTGCTCATGGGATGGCGTTCATTGTGACGAGACGACAGGACAAGTGATTGCGCTTGACCTCCGTTGCAGCCAACTTCAAGGCAAGTTTCATTCCAATAGTAGCCTCTTTCAACTCTCCAATCTAAAAAGGCTTGATTTGTCTTTTAATGATTTCACTGGATCGCCCATTTCACCTAAATTTGGTGAATTTTCAGATTTGACGCATCTCGATTTGTCGCATTCTAGTTTTACAGGTCTAATCCCTTTTGAAATCTCTCACCTTTCTAAACTGCACGTTCTTCGTATCCGTGGTCAATATAAACTTAGTCTTGTACCTCACAATTTTGAACTGCTCCTTAAGAACTTGACCCAATTAAGAGACCTCCAACTTGAATCTATCAACATCTCTTCCACAGTTCCATCAAATTTCTCTTCTCATTTAACGAATCTACGGCTTCCATTCACAGAGTTACGTGGGATATTGACCGAAAGAGTTTTTCACCTTTCCGACTTAGAATTTCTCGATTTATCATATAATCCCCAGCTCACAGTTAGGTTTCCCACAACCAAATGGAATAGCAGTGCATCACTCATGAAGTTATATGTCCATAGTGTGAACATTGCTGATAGGATACCTGAATCATTTAGCCATCTAACTTCACTTCATGAGTTGTACATGGGTCGTTCTAATCTGTCAGGGCCTATTCCTAAACCTCTATGGAATCTCACCAACATAGAGAGTTTGTTCCTTGATTATAACCATCTTGAAGGACCAATTCCCCAGCTCCCGAGATTTGAAAAGCTCAAGGAGTTATCACTTGGAAATAACAATTTGGATGGCGGACTTGAGTTCTTATCCTTTAACACCCAACTTGAATGGATAGATTTATCATCCAATTCCCTAACTGGTCCAAATCCATCCAACGTAAGCGGACTTCAAAACCTAGAATGGCTCTACTTGTCATCAAACAACTTGAATGGGAGTATACCTTCCTGGATATTCTCCCTTCCTTCACTGATAGAGTTAGACTTGAGCAATAACACTTTCAGTGGAAAAATTCAAGAGTTCAAGTCCAAAACATTAAGTGTCGTTTCTCTACGACAAAATCAGCTGGAAGGTCCTAT comes from Solanum pennellii chromosome 1, SPENNV200 and encodes:
- the LOC107002828 gene encoding receptor-like protein 9DC3 isoform X1; this translates as MGCVKLVFFMLYVFLFQLVSSSSLRHLCPEDQALALLQFKNMFTVNPNAFHYCPDITGREIQSYPRTLSWNKSTSCCSWDGVHCDETTGQVIALDLRCSQLQGKFHSNSSLFQLSNLKRLDLSFNDFTGSPISPKFGEFSDLTHLDLSHSSFTGLIPFEISHLSKLHVLRIRGQYKLSLVPHNFELLLKNLTQLRDLQLESINISSTVPSNFSSHLTNLRLPFTELRGILTERVFHLSDLEFLDLSYNPQLTVRFPTTKWNSSASLMKLYVHSVNIADRIPESFSHLTSLHELYMGRSNLSGPIPKPLWNLTNIESLFLDYNHLEGPIPQLPRFEKLKELSLGNNNLDGGLEFLSFNTQLEWIDLSSNSLTGPNPSNVSGLQNLEWLYLSSNNLNGSIPSWIFSLPSLIELDLSNNTFSGKIQEFKSKTLSVVSLRQNQLEGPIPNSLLNQSLFYLVLSHNNISGHISSSICNLKKMILLDLGSNNLEGTIPQCVGEMKENLWSLDLSNNRLSGTINTTFSIGNSLRVISLHGNKLTGKVPRSLINCKYLTLLDLGNNQLNDTFPNWLGYLSQLKILNLRSNKLHGPIKSSGNTNLFTRLQILDLSSNGFSGNLPERILGNLQAMKEIDESTRTPEYISDIYYNYLTTITTKGQDYDSVRIFTSNMIINLSKNRFEGRIPSTIGDLVGLRTLNLSHNVLEGHIPASFQNLSVLESLDLSSNKISGAIPQQLASLTFLEVLNLSHNHLVGCIPKGKQFDSFGNSSYQGNDGLRGFPLSKHCGGDDQVTTPAELDQEEEEEDSPMISWQGVLVGYGCGLVIGLSVIYIMWSTQYPAWFSRMDLKLEHIITTRMKKHKKRY